One region of Corvus moneduloides isolate bCorMon1 chromosome 1, bCorMon1.pri, whole genome shotgun sequence genomic DNA includes:
- the IMPA1 gene encoding inositol monophosphatase 1 isoform X1 — protein sequence MADPWQECMDYAVGLARKAGEIICGALKEEISVMTKSSPVDLVTETDQKVENFIISLIKEKYPSHSFIGEESVAAGEGSILTDNPTWIIDPIDGTTNFVHRFPFVAVSIGFVVNKKIEFGIVYSCVEDKMYTARKGKGAFCNGQKLQVSGQEDITKSLLVTELGSNRDPEAIKIILSNMERLLSIPIHGIRAVGTAAVNMCLVATGGADAYYEMGIHCWDMAGAGIIITEAGGVLLDVTGGPFDLMSRRIIAASSQAIGERIAKALQVIPLRRDDATN from the exons aTAATCTGTGGAGCACTCAAAGAAGAAATATCTGTTATGACTAAAAGTTCACCTGTAGATCTAGTGACAGAAACTGATCAAAAAGTAGAAAACTTCATTATTTCTTTGATAAAAGAAAAGTATCCTTCTCACAG CTTTATTGGAGAGGAATCTGTTGCAGCTGGAGAGGGCAGCATTCTGACAGACAACCCCACGTGGATTATAGACCCAATTGATGGAACTACCAACTTTGTACACAG gtTTCCATTTGTGGCAGTTTCAATTGGCTTTGTTGTAAACAAAAAG ataGAGTTTGGAATTGTGTATAGTTGTGTAGAAGACAAGATGTATACtgccagaaaaggaaaaggtgcaTTTTGCAATGGTCAGAAACTTCAAGTATCGGGCCAAGAAG acaTTACAAAATCCCTTTTAGTAACAGAATTGGGGTCAAATCGTGATCCAGAggctataaaaataattctttctaaTATGGAAAGACTTCTCAGTATTCCTATTCATGG CATTAGAGCTGTTGGTACAGCAGCTGTGAACATGTGCCTTGTGGCAACAGGTGGAGCTGATGCCTATTATGAAATGGGGATTCACTGCTGGGATATGGCAGGAGCTGGAATCATTATTACTGAAGCTGGTGGAGTCCTGCTGGATGTAACAG GTGGACCGTTTGATTTGATGTCTCGAAGAATAATTGCAGCAAGCAGTCAAGCTATCGGAGAGAGAATAGCGAAAGCACTTCAAGTAATTCCTCTGAGAAGAGATGATGCAACCAACTGA
- the IMPA1 gene encoding inositol monophosphatase 1 isoform X2, with protein MADPWQECMDYAVGLARKAGEIICGALKEEISVMTKSSPVDLVTETDQKVENFIISLIKEKYPSHSFIGEESVAAGEGSILTDNPTWIIDPIDGTTNFVHRFPFVAVSIGFVVNKKIEFGIVYSCVEDKMYTARKGKGAFCNGQKLQVSGQEDITKSLLVTELGSNRDPEAIKIILSNMERLLSIPIHGISSSFLQFIRTFLCSLCSVHRHCNFFVNSSQLKQHLYLL; from the exons aTAATCTGTGGAGCACTCAAAGAAGAAATATCTGTTATGACTAAAAGTTCACCTGTAGATCTAGTGACAGAAACTGATCAAAAAGTAGAAAACTTCATTATTTCTTTGATAAAAGAAAAGTATCCTTCTCACAG CTTTATTGGAGAGGAATCTGTTGCAGCTGGAGAGGGCAGCATTCTGACAGACAACCCCACGTGGATTATAGACCCAATTGATGGAACTACCAACTTTGTACACAG gtTTCCATTTGTGGCAGTTTCAATTGGCTTTGTTGTAAACAAAAAG ataGAGTTTGGAATTGTGTATAGTTGTGTAGAAGACAAGATGTATACtgccagaaaaggaaaaggtgcaTTTTGCAATGGTCAGAAACTTCAAGTATCGGGCCAAGAAG acaTTACAAAATCCCTTTTAGTAACAGAATTGGGGTCAAATCGTGATCCAGAggctataaaaataattctttctaaTATGGAAAGACTTCTCAGTATTCCTATTCATGG CATTTCGTCATCCTTTCTCCAGTTCATCAGGACATTTCTGTGTTCTCTGTGCAGTGTACACAGACACTGTAACTTCTTTGTAAACTCTTCTCAGTTAAAACAACATTTGTATCTCCTTTAG